CCAGCTCGGATCGTTCGATCGCGATGTGAACAACCGGGTCGAACAGGGCGTCGCCACCCGCAACGACCAGCTCGCCGCCGACGTCGCCCTCAGCAACGCCCGGCTGCGCGAAGTCCAGGCGGTGACAGCCCTGGACATCTCCTGGGCCGTCTACAACCGCTATCTCTGCCGACCGGCGTACGTCAACGTCGAGCTGGTCGAGCTGTCGACGGATCCGACATATCCGGTAGAGGGGGATCCCGTCGCCGTCGCCATGTCGCGGGGAGCCCGCGGGCCCTCGCCCGAGGTCGACGCCCTGGTGCATCAGGCTCTTCGCAGCCGCCCCGAATTGGCCGAGCTAGCCCACCAAGGCCAGTCCCTGGAGGCCAAGGCTCGGGTCGCCAGTTCGGCCAACAAGCCGCAAGTGTCCGTCGGCGCGGGGCTGCTCTACGCCGGGTCGTCCTCGCTCAACCCGCAGACCAACTTTCTGGGGACGGCCTTCGTCGACTGGAACATCTTCGACGGCGGCGCTGCGCGGAGAAGATCGACGGCCTATGAGCTGCAGCACGCCGCTGTCTCCCGCCAGCGGGCCGACGCCGCCGACGACATCGCCCTTCAGGTCCACGTCCAGTGGAGCAGGCTTCAGGAAGCGAAGGTCAGCCTCGGCGTCGCGCAACATTCGGTCAGGCAGGCGGAGGAGAACATCCGGGTCGTCCTCAACCGCTATAAGGAGCAGGTCAGCACCTACACGGAGGTCCTCGACGCCGAGACCCGCCGCCTGGAGAGTCTCACCCGATACTACGACGCCTTCTACGACAAGTCCCTCGCCGAGTTCCGTCTTCACCGCGCCGTTGGGGACCTCTGATCCGGCCTCACGGAAGTACCGAATTCGAGGACATCATTCCGAATGCGGCCTAAGCTGGAGGTGTCAGGCCCGCATGCGCGGAGTATTCCATCATTATTCGATTCGGGAATGCCGCCGATGTTCAGATTCTCGATCGCGATGGGGACGTTCAACGGTGGTCGCTATCTGCAGGAGCAGCTCGACTCGATCCTCTCGCAGACGCGCCTGCCCGACGAGTTCGTCGTCTGCGACGACGGCTCGCAGGACGACACGTTGGAGATTCTGCGTCGATTCCAGAAGTCCGCGCCGTTCCCCGTCGAGGTCCACGAGAATCCCCGTCGCCTGGGCT
This genomic stretch from Paludisphaera rhizosphaerae harbors:
- a CDS encoding TolC family protein, whose amino-acid sequence is MLTSRRPLLVGLALLGATAFAAAPSTRAEDLNDAWASALGVNQKLRAEQTNSMAAGVSVAAERAARFPTIHSTTGAAYFGQSPRFTTTLATPASATPTPISSPLLGANQSWLPISFTMATHPLYTSGRIQGAIDAASSQAGAQHAVEFRTALDLKLAVAEAYVDVLRGQRRLQVARSNVAQLGSFDRDVNNRVEQGVATRNDQLAADVALSNARLREVQAVTALDISWAVYNRYLCRPAYVNVELVELSTDPTYPVEGDPVAVAMSRGARGPSPEVDALVHQALRSRPELAELAHQGQSLEAKARVASSANKPQVSVGAGLLYAGSSSLNPQTNFLGTAFVDWNIFDGGAARRRSTAYELQHAAVSRQRADAADDIALQVHVQWSRLQEAKVSLGVAQHSVRQAEENIRVVLNRYKEQVSTYTEVLDAETRRLESLTRYYDAFYDKSLAEFRLHRAVGDL